The nucleotide sequence ATCAACCTATTGATTAATTTCATAATAGTAGTTTTCCCACTTCCACTCTCACCTATAAGACAATATAGTCCGCCTTCATCAAATTCTAAGTTTATATCGAAAAGAACTTTCTGACCGATATAACTTTTCTCGATATTTTCTATTTTTATCAAAATATTTCACCCCTTTTTTTATTTAAAAAATGTGTTATATCTTTCCAATTTTATTTATCTATATATTGAATGATTATTTTAAAGCAATAAAAAAACACCCTAATTCAATTACCCTAAGAAAGATAATAGAGTTAGAGTGTTTAAGTTTCGCCTAGAAGACTCACCTTATACCACAGAGTGTAGTATAATTCATTGCCTAAAAAAGACCCTGAATAAACCCCAGTTCTAAAAATATTTTTCAATTAAGTTTTCCACTGTATACAACAAGTTTGAATCAACACTGCTATAAAAACATTGTAGACCTTACTTATTAAGTAATCACTTAATTTACTTCATAATCATATGCATATCATATCGTGTACATTTACTGAATCAATGATAACATGTAAATAGAATAATGTCAATTTCCATACATTTAGAGAGCCCTTAAGAGCCAAATAAGGCAATATAATATACAATAGATATTCCCGAAATGAAACCATTGAAATCCAACTATAAAACAGGGTATAATTTAATCAATATTAAATACAGTATCATAATTTTTTTTTAAGTATATAGTTCCTTTTTCAAGTCCATATTTATTTATATATCTATATATCAGCTTATATGAAGCTGTAAAATCTTGTATATAATCAGAATATTCTCTTAAAAAATTATTTGTTTCTTTGTGTAGCTTAATATGATAAAGATTACTGAAATGAATCTTTACTCCTATAATTTTAGATGATTTTGAATTACTTTCTTTAATTTTTTCAAACCAAATGAAGTTTTCAGAGACTTCAATATCTTTAGCAATAGGATTTAATACCTTAGTTTCAAAATCATAGAAACGAGGATATTTATCATTACTCATCCCTAATAAAGTTTTTAACTCTTCAAGAGAAAGTTCTATGAAACCTTTATGTTTATTTTCTTTCAGAATTAAATTATAAATTATTTTAGTAGATGCAAACATAAAATTAAGACGGCAGAAAATGCCTATTCGGTTAAATACATTGTGTTTCTCAAACGACTTTATAATACTGTCAGAAAAAGCATAAATTAATTTCTCATCTTCAAAAGCAATAATATTAAAGATATTAAAAAAAAATTTACTTACTTCCCTACTTTCATCATAAAACTCACACTGAAATTTTTTTTTCATAAGTAAGTTAATTACCTTTAACATCTCATCTTCAGAGATATCCCACTTATTTTTTTTCAATTCTGAATATGTAGAATCAAGTTTATAATTATCTATGAGTATTTTTAAAACTTGATATTCTTTTTTAGTTAATTTTGAATCTAACTCAATGTTAAAATTGTATTTTTCAAGATTAAAATCAGATTTTTTAAGAAAATAATACATAACCCTCCCTTTTGTGAAAAAAAAATTTAAAAGAAATATCTAACGAAAATTCCAAAGTTATTTTTTCAACTTTTAAATATTTTACATCATATTCTATATTTTTTCAACTTTACTACACGAAAATCACTGAAAAAGAACACCCCGTTGAGTTTTGACACGTTTTTTTTATTCGAGTATACTCTGATTAACACATAGGAACAAGAGGAGGTTAAGATGAAGTTTGCGAATGACTTTTTATTTGGTGCAGCAACAGCTGCCTATCAAGTAGAAGGAGCTTGGAATCAAGATGGTAAGGGAATGAGTAACTGGGATGAATTTACAAAAATACCTGGAAAGACTTTTAACGGCACAAACGGAGATGTTGCTGCTGATCACTACAACAGATATAAAGAAGATATAGCTTTAATGGCTGAAATGGGATTAGAGTCATACAGATTTTCTATTTCATGGCCTAGAATTTTCCCCAATGGGGACGATGAAATAAACCCAAAGGGAATAGAATTTTATAATAATTTAATAGATGAATGCCTAAAGCATGGAATAGTACCATTTGTAACTCTCTACCACTGGGATCTACCTTTAACGTTAGAAAAAGAGGGCGGATGGCTAAATAAAAAAACAGGAGAAGCATTTGTTAATTATGCCAAAACCTGCTTTGAAGCTTTTGGAGATAGAGTTAAAAATTTTATAACATTCAACGAAACCGTTGTATTTTGCGGATCGGGGTATCTTGCAGGAGCTCATCCTCCAGGGATTCAAAATGATGTAAAAAAGTATTTTCAAGCAATACACAATGTATTTTATGCACATGCCTGTGCAGTACTTGAATATAAAAAGTTAGACCTCTTTGGAGAGATTGGACTCAGTAATGTATTTAGTCCCGCCTTTCCTGTAACAGATGGTCATGAAGATACACTTGCAGCAATCCATGCTAATGAATACGGGACTCACTGGTTCTATGATCCTATTCTACATGGAAAATACCCTGAGTATGTAATTAAGAGACTGGAAAAAAATGGGTACTTACCAGATTGGACAACAGGGGAATTAAAAACTCTGGCTAAGGCAGCTCCCCTGAATGACTTCATGGGATTAAACTACTATCAGCCAATTAGAGTTGAAAAGATCAGTGGAGAGGTCGAAAAGATTGAAATAACCAGGGAAAATTCAACTGGATCTCCAGGAAATCCAAGTTTTGACGGTTATTACAGAAGTGTAAAAATGGATGACAAGAGATATACTAAGTGGGACTGGGAAATCTCACCAGAAGGGTTTCTTGAGGGATTAGAGATGCTAAAAGATAGATATGGTCAAATAAAACTCTATATAACTGAAAATGGATTAGGAGATGAAGATCCTATAATTGATGGAGTTATATGTGATATTCCTAGAATAAAATTTATCGAGGAACATCTAAAGTCAGTAAAAGAAGCAGTTAAAAGAGGAATTCATATAAAAGGTTATTATGCTTGGTCAGCAATAGATCTTCTAAGCTGGCTAAATGGATATAAAAAACAATATGGATTTATCTATATAGATCATAAAAATAACCTGGAAAGAAAGAAAAAAATGTCATTCCACTGGTATAAAAATATAATAGAAACGAGGGGGAAAGAATTATAATGGCAGCAGTAATGGAAAAGATAAATAAAATATTGCCACATGTAATGAAGTTTGTTAATTCTAAGGCAGTAACGGCAATGAAGGAAGGGTTCCTAATGACCATGCCGTTAACAATTATAGGATCTGTATTTTTACTCCTAGCCTTTGTACCAATTTCAGGGTATGAGGGATTTATGGCAGGAATATTTGGAGCTGAGTGGCAGAGTCCACTGTTTCAGGTAGTAGGGGCTACATTTGACCTATTAGCTCTTGTAGGAGTATTTGGAATTGCTTATTGTTATGTAGTTCATGAGGGAATAGACGGAGCTGTAAATGCAGGTATACTGGGAATTGTATCTCTTATTACAGTAATGAAATCCTTTGTGGAAGCAGCTGATGGCACTCAGATAGGAGGGGTAATTCCAAAGGCTTTCCTTGGAGGAAGAGGGATGATCGCATCAATCATCATAGGTCTTGCAGTAGGAAAGATCTACTCATTTGTAATCAAGAAGAAGTGGACTATAAAGCTGCCTGACAGCGTACCTACAGGAGTGTCAAATGCATTCACATCATTAATCCCAGGATTTATAATTATAACTATATCATTTTTAACATTTATCTTCTTTAAGGTGGGATTCCAGAAAACATTTATCGAGGTAATCTATTCCCTTATTCAGACTCCACTTCAGGGAATGACAGATTCATTTGCAGGTGTAATCCTAATACCAGTTCTTATCTCACTACTATGGTGGTGTGGAATTCATGGGTCAGGAATCATAATGGGGATAATGGGTCCTATCGTTATGGCTAATGCTATTCACAACCAGACTCTGGTAAATGCAGGAACAGACCTTGTTGCAGGAGAAAATGCAAGAATAGTAACTCAGCAGTTTGTGGATCAATTTATAACTGTTGGTGGTTCAGGTCTTACTCTTGGACTTGTAGTAAGTATGCTTATATTTGCAAAGTCAACTCAATATAAACAGCTTGGAAGACTGGCTATCGTACCTGGACTATTTAACATCAATGAGCCCGTAATTTTCGCTGCACCAATAGTATTTAATCCAATCATGTTTATACCTTTTGTACTAGCTCCGCTTTGTTCAGCACTTCTTGTGTATGGTTGTATCTCACTGGGAATTGTTGAGCCATTTACAGGAGTTCTGGTTCCCTGGACTACCCCAATTATTCTAGGTGGATTTATTGTTGGTGGATTTAAAGCCGCATTACTACAGTTTGCAGTATTTATAATGACAATAGGAATCTATTTCCCGTTTTTCAAATACCAAGACAACATGGCGTATCTTGCGGAAACAGGTGGAAGTGATGCTAAGGAAGCAATGGCATAATAAAAGAAGAGGGTCAGAAAAAAGTGTGAAAATAAGCTAATAGAAAACTAGGGAGGAAAAATTATGAAAAAAATATTATTACTCTGCAACGCAGGAATGTCTACATCAATAGTGGTAAAAAAAATGAAGGAAGCAGCAGAAAAAAAGGAAATAGAAACTGAAATAAATGCAGTAAGTATGGATAAATTCGAAGAGAATTTAGATAAATATGATATCTTTTTACTAGGACCTCAAATCAGTTTCAAGAAAAATGAACTTCAAGCAAAGGCTGATGCAGTTAACAAAAAAGTAGAAGTTATAAATTCTATGGACTATGGAATGATGAAGGGTGAAAAAATACTGGAGGAAACTTTAGTAAAGTTAGAAAAGTAAAATCAAGTTATATCTAAAATAATATAAATCAGTAATTGGGGGAATAAAATGGATATGGAAATGGCTGCAATGGGACTTGTCGGAAACTCTGGAGAGGCAAGAAGCCTAGCTTTTGAAGCAATAAAAAAAGCTAAAGACGGAAAATATGATGAAGCAAGAGAAATGCTTGAAAAAGCTAAAAAGAAATCACTATTAGCTCATGAAACTCAAACAGAGTTAATTTGTGCTGAAGCAGATGGGAAAAAAATGGAGATGGGTTTATTAATGGTTCATGCTCAAGATCACCTTATGACATCTATCTTAGCAAGAGATTTGGCGGCAGAAATCATTGATTTACATGAAAAATTAAATAATAAATAAAAGCTAAAAAAATTAGGATGACTAAAGAGAGTCATCCTATTTTAATATCTTTTTTTTACATTTGTGGTTATTATACACTTTGTGTTAACATAAAAGTAATCAGAGCTCTGTCTACATTTTTAGAGCTTCAATCAATTAGGAGATGAGAAAATTGAAAAACACAAGAATTTATCTTTGGGTTCTACTAACAGTAACTCTTTGGGGAACATCCTTTGCATTTAGTAAGATAGGGATTGCCAATCTCAGCCCTGTCCACTTTTTATTTTTAAGGGTGTTATTTTCCAGTATTATCTTTGGCCTCAGCTTAATGGTGATCCCTAGATCTAAAAAAATAATTTCACTGAAAGACCTCTATCACCTGGTATTTTTAAGTTTTATTGGAATCAGCGGGTATTTTATTGTTCAATATTCAGCTTTAAAATACACCACCACAATAAACGCATCTTTATTTATAGCTATCTCCCCTATTTTTGTAGCACTATATATGCATTTTTCAAAAAATGAATCAATCAACAAACTGCAAGGTTCGGGGATATTATTGAGTTTTTTAGGAGTCTGTCTTATCATTACAAACGGGAAGATAGATGGGTTATTTTCTGGAACTTCAGTAATCGGTGATGGTTTAATGATTATAAACGCTGCCATGCTGGCAATCTTTACAATCAGCACAAAAGATCTTTTAAAAAAATATGATCCCTTTGTCATAATTGCTTATATGAATATCAGTGCTCTAATTACTTTAATCCCTGTGGCTTTCACAAATAACTTTCTCTCTAAAACTTCTTTTTTTAGTGTGATCGGTGATATCCAAAGTAAAACATATTTAGCAGCCCTGTATTTGGCTATGTTTTGTACAGTGATCGGTTATTATGGATGGTATAGAGGAATTAAGGAATTAGGAGCTTCTAGAACTTCAGTTTTTAATTATCTTAACCCTTTAGTTGCTGCGATCACTTCTAATCTATTATTTCACGAAGAGATGACAACATATACTTTTTTAGGTTCTTTCCTTGCTATATCGGGACTTATTGTAAATAACAAATTTAAAAATAACTCTCCTAAAAAGAATTCTTCTCGACAACAAATCTAGAATTATAAATTATATATATGGAGCTAAGAGCAAATCTTAGCTCTCTTTTTATAAACTTCTTTTATTTTTTTAATGACAGCAATTAAACCCCTTTAGTTTGAATAAACTTATAAAATAAGGTAAACTTTAATAACAAATATGATAAACATTTAAAGCTTATTTATTTATAGAATCTAGGGGAGGAATATATGAGGGAATTTGAAAAATATAATTCACAATATGAAGAACCTAAAAGTACCATGTTTCAAATGCTGGACAAAAATGGAGATATTCTTCATGTAAATGACAAATGGTTAGAAGAGATGGGATATAAACTCCACGAAGTTATAGGCAGATTTTTTGGTGATTTTATTACAGGGGATATGCAGACTGCTGTGGAAAATAATTTCCCCCATTTAAAAGATTATGGGTTCGTAAATAATGTACAGCTGAAACTCAAAAGAAAAGACGGCGTTATTATAGAAACTGTTTTGAATGGTATCAGTATCTATGATGAGAAAGGTCGCTTTATAAATACAAGATGCGAGATGCGAAACCTTAATTATTTTATGGAATCTTCCAACTATATACAGAGACTTCTAGAAAAAGAAAGATTTTTAAAGGGAAATCTATTCTTTAAATCCCAAATAACCCAGGCGATATTATACAGCGATTCTTTAAATGAATTTCTGAATTCTGCTACAAAAATTTTTAAAGAACCGGTAGAGGTTATGGGAATTTACCTTTCATCTTTGGATATTTTTGGAAAAAGAACTATTTTATTTGATTATAAATCGGAGTCAAAATTTTCAGAAACTATGAAAAAATCACTTGGATGTCAAAGGTGTATGTCAGAAATATTAGACAAAACATTCATAATAGATTCTAATTCAAAGAGTGAAATTTTTGAGGGGATCAATTCACAGCTTGGAACCAACGAGAGTCTTGTTATACTTCCTATTACCTCAAATAAAAAAATCAGTGTAAATAAAATTGATTTTTTTATCCACTTAAAGGACCTGACACCCTTTGAAGAGGAGTGGCTGCTTTTCTTAAAAGACATAAGAAATATACTGTCCCTTGGAATCGATACTTTTGAAACAGATGAAAACCTTAAAAACACCATGAATAAACTTTACCAGCTTTCCACAAAGGACCCTCTGACCCATGTATATAACAGGTATGAATTCGAAAAATCCGTTAAAGAGGATATCAGAATTTTCGAGAGATATAACACTCATTTTTCTGTGATAATGTATGATATAGACAATTTCAAAATTATAAATGATAGCTTTGGACACTGTACTGGGGACAAAGTTCTCAAAGAACTGTGCAGATTAGTAACAAAAAATATAAGGGGAATTGATAAACTTTTCAGACTTGGTGGGGATGAATTTCTAATCCTCCTTCCAGAATCAGATCAAAATGAGGCCTTTAAATTGGCTGTAAGATTAAAAGATGAGATCAGTTCATTTGACTTTTTAGGAGGGAATCTTACATGCAGTTTTGGAGTTACAGAGGTACAAAAGGGTGATATCGTAGACAAGATAATAAAAAGATCTGATAATGCCATGTATATTTCCAAAAAAAATAATAAAAACAGCATCTCTATAGGATAGAAATATAAGGTCCCCTATTTAATCACCGAACCTCTCAATGGTTATCTTACCTTTACAAAAGCAACAAGAACTGCTAAAATACTTCAAATCAAATTTTGGAGGCTGAGAAATGATATTAAGTGGTGTAATTGTAAATTCCGTTGCAGTGGGCTTTGGGTCTTTATTGGGAGTTTTCTTCAGAGATAAATTTAATAAAAAGATAATTGACACTGTTATGAGTGGTATGGGGCTGTGTGTACTCTATATTGGAATATCAGGGTCCTTGAAAGGCCAGAACATATTGGTAGCAATAGGTTCAATAGCTTTAGGAGGTATTCTTGGAGAATTAATCGATATAGATGACAGGCTCAGAAAATTCGGTCTAACTGTAGAGAATAAATTCAAGAAAGGTAAAGATAAAAAAGAATCCTTAGTGGAAGGATTTCTAAATGCTACCATGGTAATTTGTGTAGGAGCAATGGCAATAG is from Psychrilyobacter atlanticus DSM 19335 and encodes:
- a CDS encoding replication initiation protein gives rise to the protein MYYFLKKSDFNLEKYNFNIELDSKLTKKEYQVLKILIDNYKLDSTYSELKKNKWDISEDEMLKVINLLMKKKFQCEFYDESREVSKFFFNIFNIIAFEDEKLIYAFSDSIIKSFEKHNVFNRIGIFCRLNFMFASTKIIYNLILKENKHKGFIELSLEELKTLLGMSNDKYPRFYDFETKVLNPIAKDIEVSENFIWFEKIKESNSKSSKIIGVKIHFSNLYHIKLHKETNNFLREYSDYIQDFTASYKLIYRYINKYGLEKGTIYLKKNYDTVFNID
- a CDS encoding glycoside hydrolase family 1 protein, giving the protein MKFANDFLFGAATAAYQVEGAWNQDGKGMSNWDEFTKIPGKTFNGTNGDVAADHYNRYKEDIALMAEMGLESYRFSISWPRIFPNGDDEINPKGIEFYNNLIDECLKHGIVPFVTLYHWDLPLTLEKEGGWLNKKTGEAFVNYAKTCFEAFGDRVKNFITFNETVVFCGSGYLAGAHPPGIQNDVKKYFQAIHNVFYAHACAVLEYKKLDLFGEIGLSNVFSPAFPVTDGHEDTLAAIHANEYGTHWFYDPILHGKYPEYVIKRLEKNGYLPDWTTGELKTLAKAAPLNDFMGLNYYQPIRVEKISGEVEKIEITRENSTGSPGNPSFDGYYRSVKMDDKRYTKWDWEISPEGFLEGLEMLKDRYGQIKLYITENGLGDEDPIIDGVICDIPRIKFIEEHLKSVKEAVKRGIHIKGYYAWSAIDLLSWLNGYKKQYGFIYIDHKNNLERKKKMSFHWYKNIIETRGKEL
- a CDS encoding PTS sugar transporter subunit IIC, with product MAAVMEKINKILPHVMKFVNSKAVTAMKEGFLMTMPLTIIGSVFLLLAFVPISGYEGFMAGIFGAEWQSPLFQVVGATFDLLALVGVFGIAYCYVVHEGIDGAVNAGILGIVSLITVMKSFVEAADGTQIGGVIPKAFLGGRGMIASIIIGLAVGKIYSFVIKKKWTIKLPDSVPTGVSNAFTSLIPGFIIITISFLTFIFFKVGFQKTFIEVIYSLIQTPLQGMTDSFAGVILIPVLISLLWWCGIHGSGIIMGIMGPIVMANAIHNQTLVNAGTDLVAGENARIVTQQFVDQFITVGGSGLTLGLVVSMLIFAKSTQYKQLGRLAIVPGLFNINEPVIFAAPIVFNPIMFIPFVLAPLCSALLVYGCISLGIVEPFTGVLVPWTTPIILGGFIVGGFKAALLQFAVFIMTIGIYFPFFKYQDNMAYLAETGGSDAKEAMA
- a CDS encoding PTS sugar transporter subunit IIB codes for the protein MKKILLLCNAGMSTSIVVKKMKEAAEKKEIETEINAVSMDKFEENLDKYDIFLLGPQISFKKNELQAKADAVNKKVEVINSMDYGMMKGEKILEETLVKLEK
- a CDS encoding PTS lactose/cellobiose transporter subunit IIA is translated as MDMEMAAMGLVGNSGEARSLAFEAIKKAKDGKYDEAREMLEKAKKKSLLAHETQTELICAEADGKKMEMGLLMVHAQDHLMTSILARDLAAEIIDLHEKLNNK
- a CDS encoding DMT family transporter — its product is MKNTRIYLWVLLTVTLWGTSFAFSKIGIANLSPVHFLFLRVLFSSIIFGLSLMVIPRSKKIISLKDLYHLVFLSFIGISGYFIVQYSALKYTTTINASLFIAISPIFVALYMHFSKNESINKLQGSGILLSFLGVCLIITNGKIDGLFSGTSVIGDGLMIINAAMLAIFTISTKDLLKKYDPFVIIAYMNISALITLIPVAFTNNFLSKTSFFSVIGDIQSKTYLAALYLAMFCTVIGYYGWYRGIKELGASRTSVFNYLNPLVAAITSNLLFHEEMTTYTFLGSFLAISGLIVNNKFKNNSPKKNSSRQQI
- a CDS encoding sensor domain-containing diguanylate cyclase, with product MREFEKYNSQYEEPKSTMFQMLDKNGDILHVNDKWLEEMGYKLHEVIGRFFGDFITGDMQTAVENNFPHLKDYGFVNNVQLKLKRKDGVIIETVLNGISIYDEKGRFINTRCEMRNLNYFMESSNYIQRLLEKERFLKGNLFFKSQITQAILYSDSLNEFLNSATKIFKEPVEVMGIYLSSLDIFGKRTILFDYKSESKFSETMKKSLGCQRCMSEILDKTFIIDSNSKSEIFEGINSQLGTNESLVILPITSNKKISVNKIDFFIHLKDLTPFEEEWLLFLKDIRNILSLGIDTFETDENLKNTMNKLYQLSTKDPLTHVYNRYEFEKSVKEDIRIFERYNTHFSVIMYDIDNFKIINDSFGHCTGDKVLKELCRLVTKNIRGIDKLFRLGGDEFLILLPESDQNEAFKLAVRLKDEISSFDFLGGNLTCSFGVTEVQKGDIVDKIIKRSDNAMYISKKNNKNSISIG
- a CDS encoding DUF554 domain-containing protein — its product is MILSGVIVNSVAVGFGSLLGVFFRDKFNKKIIDTVMSGMGLCVLYIGISGSLKGQNILVAIGSIALGGILGELIDIDDRLRKFGLTVENKFKKGKDKKESLVEGFLNATMVICVGAMAIVGSLQSGLVGNHEILYAKAFIDLFVVLAMSATMGIGVFFSAFLILFYEGAIVLFAGTLSPFLSAVVIDEITCVGSLVIMAIGFNILGITKIKVANLSLAPFIPIFIYLFI